The proteins below come from a single Ruegeria sp. SCSIO 43209 genomic window:
- a CDS encoding HAMP domain-containing sensor histidine kinase: MDNLRLSLKNSRTRLVLASMVLSTLLTATVLTMVYFTANRTISGETRSVVQAELTGLADEYERRGMIGLISAIDRRLPTAAERDALYLLTGRQGTKLAGNLTHWPEGITPGSGWVDLQLRKEDTDQYVPISAASVRLPGGERLLVGRDSLARQQFDRVLFRSVALALATALALSLLTGWLLTRLVFSRLKDIANTADNIVSGDLALRMPLRGTGDEFDQVAGTLNNMLDRIEELISNLRTTSNSIAHDLRSPLSRLRQRVESLAEPGKSDQDREIDMARATGEIDHLLRVLSQLTEISRAEAGLGREQFEPVKLLQLVGDVVELYEPVASDQNIRLEVVGNAKPIQGHRPLLSQALSNLLENAMRYAPPGTAITIEIQDDGDYALLSVRDRGPGVPESDLPRLQMPFVTLDPARTGRNAGLGLALVAAISHMHGGTFLARNRKPGLETTLKLSRNS; encoded by the coding sequence ATGGATAACCTGCGCCTGTCGCTGAAAAACTCTCGTACTCGGTTGGTTCTGGCCAGCATGGTGCTTAGCACTTTGCTGACGGCGACCGTTCTGACGATGGTGTATTTTACGGCCAATCGCACGATTTCAGGCGAGACGCGTTCGGTCGTTCAGGCCGAGCTTACGGGCCTGGCAGATGAATATGAACGACGTGGCATGATCGGGTTGATCTCGGCCATCGACCGCCGCTTGCCGACAGCGGCCGAGCGGGATGCCTTGTACCTGCTGACAGGTCGGCAAGGCACGAAACTGGCGGGCAACCTGACGCATTGGCCGGAAGGGATAACTCCGGGCAGCGGCTGGGTCGATCTTCAGCTTCGCAAAGAAGATACGGATCAATATGTCCCGATCTCTGCCGCTTCGGTCCGGCTGCCGGGTGGTGAGAGGCTGCTTGTCGGGCGTGATTCATTGGCCAGACAGCAATTCGACCGGGTTCTGTTCCGGTCTGTTGCACTGGCACTTGCCACCGCATTGGCGCTGAGTTTGTTGACCGGCTGGCTGCTGACCCGGCTGGTGTTTTCACGACTGAAAGACATCGCCAATACAGCCGACAATATCGTTTCCGGCGATTTAGCTCTGCGCATGCCTCTACGTGGCACGGGCGATGAATTCGATCAGGTCGCAGGCACACTGAACAACATGCTGGATCGTATTGAAGAACTGATCAGCAACCTGCGCACAACCTCCAATTCGATTGCTCATGACCTGCGCTCTCCCTTGTCGCGGCTGCGGCAAAGGGTCGAATCCCTGGCTGAGCCCGGCAAAAGCGATCAAGATCGCGAGATCGACATGGCGCGCGCGACCGGAGAGATTGACCACCTGCTGCGCGTTCTCAGCCAACTGACCGAGATTTCGCGCGCCGAGGCCGGTCTGGGCCGCGAACAATTTGAACCGGTAAAGCTTTTGCAACTGGTCGGTGATGTGGTTGAGTTATACGAACCTGTCGCGTCTGATCAGAACATCCGACTCGAGGTCGTTGGAAACGCGAAACCCATCCAAGGCCACCGCCCTTTGCTGTCTCAAGCGCTGTCGAACCTTCTTGAAAACGCCATGCGCTACGCCCCGCCCGGCACCGCGATCACCATCGAAATTCAAGACGACGGCGACTATGCTTTACTCAGCGTTCGCGACCGGGGCCCTGGCGTACCAGAAAGCGATCTGCCTCGATTGCAGATGCCGTTTGTCACGCTTGATCCTGCAAGGACCGGGCGCAATGCCGGTCTTGGACTGGCGCTTGTGGCGGCAATTTCGCATATGCACGGCGGCACATTTCTTGCGCGTAACCGGAAGCCAGGGCTTGAGACAACTCTGAAGTTGTCACGCAATTCGTAA
- a CDS encoding cytochrome P450 encodes MNDLSLENVAQNLDLMNPPEGFVDDPFPFYDALLKHAPVMRQPDGSMLLSRHADLDAIYRNTTLYSSDKEAAFGPKFGVGSPLFEHHTTSLVFSDPPLHTRVRKIMTSALTPRAIARMEPGLIETVDTLLDDMAGRGRVDLIADFASTIPIQIIGNLLDVPMDERAPLRDWSLAILGALEPALTEAQLEKGHTAVRDFKTYLRDLVARRRAKPGDPETDVLTRLIRGEGADEMLSEIELLQNCIFILNAGHETTTNLIGNGLALLHDYPEQRQRLLEDGELIAPAVEEVLRFRSPNQFGNRETTSDVEIRGHQIAKGTNLHLCIGAANRDPEVFTDPTRFDITRKPNRHLAFAGGPHVCVGLTLARLEGRVALGRLLNRFPDYQIQGKRVQGGRIRFHGYASLPAVM; translated from the coding sequence ATGAACGATCTAAGCCTAGAGAATGTCGCGCAAAATCTGGACCTGATGAACCCGCCCGAGGGGTTTGTCGACGACCCGTTCCCCTTTTATGATGCACTGCTTAAGCATGCACCTGTAATGCGGCAGCCTGACGGTTCCATGTTGTTGTCGCGCCATGCGGATCTGGATGCCATTTATCGCAATACGACGCTTTATTCCTCGGATAAGGAGGCGGCGTTTGGCCCTAAATTCGGTGTTGGCTCGCCGTTATTCGAACATCATACAACTTCATTGGTGTTCTCCGACCCGCCTTTGCACACGCGTGTGCGCAAGATCATGACCTCAGCCCTGACGCCCCGGGCAATCGCGCGGATGGAGCCGGGTCTGATCGAAACCGTTGATACGCTGCTGGATGATATGGCGGGCAGGGGACGGGTTGATCTGATTGCGGATTTTGCCTCGACCATTCCAATCCAAATCATCGGCAATCTGCTGGATGTACCGATGGATGAACGCGCGCCTCTGCGCGATTGGTCTCTGGCTATCCTTGGTGCTTTGGAACCCGCTTTGACGGAAGCTCAGCTGGAAAAGGGTCACACTGCTGTTCGCGACTTCAAAACTTACCTTCGGGATCTCGTCGCCCGTCGTCGCGCAAAACCGGGAGATCCGGAAACAGATGTTCTGACACGTCTGATCCGTGGCGAAGGCGCGGATGAGATGCTGAGCGAGATTGAGCTTCTGCAAAACTGCATCTTCATACTGAACGCGGGCCACGAAACGACCACCAATCTGATCGGCAATGGGCTGGCGCTGCTTCATGACTATCCAGAACAACGCCAAAGACTGTTGGAAGATGGCGAATTGATTGCTCCGGCGGTTGAAGAGGTCTTGCGCTTTCGGTCGCCCAACCAATTTGGCAACCGGGAAACTACGTCGGACGTTGAAATCCGAGGACATCAGATCGCCAAAGGAACGAACCTGCATCTATGTATCGGGGCAGCGAACCGTGATCCCGAGGTGTTCACCGACCCGACCCGGTTTGACATCACACGCAAGCCGAACAGGCACCTAGCTTTCGCAGGCGGGCCGCATGTCTGCGTTGGCCTGACTTTGGCGCGTCTTGAAGGTCGTGTTGCATTGGGCCGGTTGTTGAATCGTTTTCCCGATTACCAGATTCAAGGAAAACGGGTGCAGGGTGGTCGCATTCGCTTTCACGGATACGCTTCCTTGCCTGCAGTTATGTAA
- a CDS encoding TfoX/Sxy family protein: MSDPISSIRNLGPAFEQACARAGIMTAQELRALGADEAYTRLLQAGTRPHFIGYYVLVMGLQGRPWNDCKGEEKKTLRERFDAIKAGVSITPKHQMIADLDALGVRISAKDLAAD, encoded by the coding sequence ATGTCTGATCCGATCTCCTCCATCCGCAATCTTGGCCCGGCATTCGAGCAAGCCTGCGCACGTGCCGGCATTATGACAGCTCAGGAGTTGCGAGCGTTGGGAGCAGACGAGGCTTATACGCGCCTGCTACAGGCCGGAACGCGTCCTCATTTCATCGGCTACTATGTATTGGTCATGGGCTTGCAAGGTCGCCCCTGGAATGACTGCAAGGGCGAGGAAAAGAAGACCTTGCGCGAACGATTTGACGCAATCAAAGCCGGAGTCAGCATAACGCCAAAGCATCAGATGATTGCCGATCTTGATGCTTTGGGCGTGCGAATATCGGCCAAGGATCTGGCGGCAGACTAG
- the rpiB gene encoding ribose 5-phosphate isomerase B — translation MSTNKRIVLSSDHAAIDLRQAISAYVESQGWEAVDIGPTTSESTHYPEHGAAAARLVASGDCRFGIILCGTGQGIMIAANKINGVRCGVCSDVFSAQMIRQHNDANMLSLGARILDEKQALEITAAFLTSEFEGGRHATRVDMIGALEA, via the coding sequence ATGAGCACAAACAAACGCATTGTTCTTTCCAGTGATCACGCTGCAATCGACCTCAGGCAGGCTATCTCTGCTTACGTTGAATCCCAAGGTTGGGAGGCCGTAGATATCGGTCCGACCACATCGGAAAGCACTCACTATCCCGAACACGGAGCCGCCGCCGCGCGCCTCGTGGCATCGGGTGATTGTCGCTTTGGTATCATCCTGTGTGGCACCGGGCAGGGCATCATGATAGCGGCCAACAAAATCAACGGCGTCAGATGTGGTGTTTGCAGTGATGTCTTTTCGGCCCAGATGATCCGGCAGCACAATGACGCAAACATGCTCTCGCTGGGGGCGCGGATTCTCGATGAAAAGCAAGCACTGGAAATCACGGCTGCTTTCCTGACATCCGAATTTGAAGGTGGTCGCCACGCAACGCGGGTCGATATGATCGGGGCGCTCGAAGCCTAG
- the ndk gene encoding nucleoside-diphosphate kinase translates to MALERTFSIIKPDATRRNLTGKINAKFEEAGLRIVAQKRIHMTKAQAGKFYDVHAERPFYDELCEFMSSAPVVVQVLEGEGAIAKNREVMGATNPADAAPGTIRAEFAESVGENSVHGSDAPETAAVEIAYFFSGIELVG, encoded by the coding sequence ATGGCACTGGAACGCACATTCTCGATCATCAAACCCGATGCAACCCGCCGCAACCTGACTGGCAAGATCAATGCCAAGTTCGAAGAAGCTGGCCTGCGCATCGTTGCGCAAAAGCGCATCCACATGACCAAAGCTCAAGCAGGCAAGTTCTATGACGTGCACGCCGAGCGTCCGTTCTATGACGAACTGTGCGAATTCATGTCGTCGGCCCCTGTTGTTGTTCAGGTTCTCGAAGGCGAAGGTGCCATTGCAAAGAACCGCGAAGTCATGGGCGCAACCAACCCTGCAGACGCAGCACCTGGCACCATCCGCGCCGAGTTCGCTGAATCGGTCGGTGAAAACTCGGTCCACGGTTCGGACGCACCGGAAACTGCCGCGGTTGAGATCGCCTACTTCTTCTCGGGCATCGAACTGGTCGGCTAA
- a CDS encoding multidrug effflux MFS transporter, giving the protein MRAAQSPPTLITLIFATALSVLTLNMFLPSLAHMSEDFGVDYGLMNVAVAGYLFVSAVLQLIVGPLSDRYGRRPVLLIAMVIFVAASIGCVLAESIWVFLSFRMIQAAVVAGPVLSSASIRDRYPPNEAASKLGYVAMAMALAPMLGPMLGGALDMLFGWRAGFVLYSLLGAGVLLLLWADMGETNTNRSSTFAAQMREYPHLFRARRFWGYALCAAFSIGGFFSFITGAPLVAAAWFDLSPAMLSLGIGIITGGFMVGNFVTGRIAKRTQLTTMILFGRVVASVGPFCGLLLFIGNMGSVWVFFGSAICVGFGNGLTNANASAGVMSVRPKLAGSAAGLSGALIVALGAVLTMMTGTFVSPENGPYLVLSMMCGSSFAGLLAVLYVRRLDRTDPLPEAI; this is encoded by the coding sequence ATGCGTGCGGCTCAATCTCCTCCGACCCTGATAACGCTGATCTTTGCAACGGCGCTCTCGGTTCTGACACTGAACATGTTCCTGCCGTCGCTGGCGCATATGAGCGAAGATTTCGGCGTGGATTATGGCCTGATGAACGTGGCCGTCGCAGGGTACCTATTTGTCTCGGCGGTCTTGCAGTTGATCGTCGGGCCGCTGTCGGATCGCTACGGGCGAAGACCTGTCTTGTTGATCGCGATGGTCATATTTGTCGCCGCTTCAATTGGATGCGTCTTAGCCGAGTCAATCTGGGTTTTCCTTTCGTTTCGGATGATTCAGGCGGCGGTGGTGGCCGGGCCGGTGCTGTCGAGTGCTTCGATCCGCGACCGATATCCACCAAACGAGGCCGCCAGCAAGCTGGGCTATGTCGCAATGGCCATGGCACTGGCACCGATGCTTGGGCCAATGCTAGGTGGCGCGCTGGATATGCTTTTTGGTTGGCGGGCCGGGTTCGTGCTGTATTCGCTGCTTGGGGCAGGGGTGCTGTTGCTGCTTTGGGCTGACATGGGTGAAACCAACACCAACCGCTCGTCGACTTTCGCGGCGCAGATGCGGGAATACCCGCATTTGTTCCGCGCGCGTAGGTTCTGGGGTTACGCCTTATGCGCCGCGTTCTCCATCGGCGGTTTTTTTAGTTTTATCACCGGCGCGCCTCTGGTCGCCGCAGCCTGGTTCGACCTGAGCCCAGCAATGCTGAGTCTGGGCATCGGTATCATCACGGGCGGGTTTATGGTCGGCAACTTTGTTACCGGGCGCATCGCAAAGCGTACCCAGCTGACGACAATGATCTTGTTCGGTCGGGTCGTGGCCTCGGTTGGTCCATTTTGCGGGCTGCTGCTGTTCATCGGCAATATGGGCTCGGTCTGGGTGTTTTTTGGATCCGCCATCTGCGTTGGTTTCGGAAATGGTTTGACCAATGCAAATGCCTCGGCCGGGGTGATGTCGGTGCGCCCGAAATTGGCCGGCAGCGCGGCTGGATTATCAGGCGCTTTGATCGTGGCGCTGGGGGCGGTCTTGACCATGATGACCGGGACGTTCGTAAGCCCCGAAAACGGGCCTTATCTGGTGCTGAGCATGATGTGCGGCAGCAGCTTTGCGGGTCTTTTGGCAGTGCTCTATGTCCGCCGGTTGGATCGTACCGACCCGCTGCCTGAGGCGATCTGA
- a CDS encoding ABC-F family ATP-binding cassette domain-containing protein — MLRIENITYAVEGRPLFDGASATIPDGHKVGLVGRNGTGKTTLFRLIRGELSLESGNVSLPKRARIGGVAQEVPSSDVSLINTVLAADVERSTLMAEADSAIDPDRIAEIQTRLADIDAWSAEARAASILKGLGFDDEDQLKPCSDFSGGWRMRVALAAVLFSQPDLLLLDEPTNYLDLEGALWLESYLAKYPHTVIIISHDRGLLNRAVGSILHLEDRKLTYYAVPYDKFAERRAERLAQAESENAKAKARIAHLQSFVDRFRYKASKAVQAQSRLKMIERIQLVSTPQEAALRAFSFPEPEELSPPIIQLEGGATGYGETEVLRRLNLRIDQDDRIALLGKNGQGKSTLSKLLSDRLPLMAGKITRSSKLRIGYFAQHQVDELHVDETPLDHLRRLRPNEAPGKWRSRLAGFGLNADQAETLVGRLSGGQKARLSLLIATIDAPHMLILDEPTNHLDIESREALVEALTAYSGAVILVSHDMHLLSLVADRLWLVSDGTVKPFDGDLEAYRALLLAREKPVKDKLQAPKPKRASRETVLALRADLRKCEDRVEKLTNMHNKLSAKLADPALYEDDRINDLETWNRKFAEVVEAMQKAEALWVAAAERLEQAESAA, encoded by the coding sequence ATGCTACGGATCGAGAACATCACCTACGCCGTTGAAGGGCGTCCTCTGTTCGACGGGGCCAGTGCGACCATTCCCGATGGCCACAAGGTCGGCCTTGTCGGGCGCAATGGTACCGGAAAGACGACGCTCTTTCGGTTGATCCGGGGAGAGCTGTCGCTTGAATCAGGCAATGTATCCCTGCCAAAACGCGCGCGGATCGGGGGCGTGGCGCAGGAAGTGCCATCCTCGGATGTCTCGCTAATCAACACGGTTCTGGCCGCGGATGTGGAACGCAGCACATTGATGGCCGAAGCAGACAGCGCAATAGATCCGGACCGGATTGCTGAAATCCAGACACGGCTGGCTGATATTGATGCTTGGTCGGCTGAGGCTCGGGCAGCCTCGATCCTCAAAGGACTGGGCTTTGACGATGAGGATCAGCTGAAACCCTGTTCGGATTTCTCGGGCGGATGGCGCATGAGGGTGGCGCTGGCGGCCGTACTGTTTTCGCAGCCTGACTTGTTGCTGTTGGACGAACCGACCAACTATCTGGACCTTGAAGGTGCGTTGTGGCTTGAAAGCTATCTGGCCAAATACCCTCACACCGTCATCATCATCAGCCACGACCGGGGGTTGTTGAACCGCGCCGTGGGATCAATTCTGCATCTCGAAGACCGCAAGTTGACCTATTACGCGGTTCCCTACGACAAGTTTGCCGAACGTCGCGCTGAACGTCTGGCACAAGCGGAGTCGGAAAACGCCAAGGCCAAGGCCCGCATCGCACATCTGCAAAGTTTCGTGGATCGTTTCCGCTATAAGGCGTCAAAGGCCGTACAGGCCCAGTCTCGTTTGAAGATGATCGAGCGCATCCAACTGGTTTCAACTCCGCAAGAGGCGGCTTTGCGCGCCTTTTCATTCCCCGAGCCAGAAGAGCTGTCGCCACCGATCATTCAGCTTGAAGGAGGCGCGACCGGTTATGGTGAGACCGAGGTTCTGCGACGACTGAACCTGCGTATTGATCAGGATGATCGCATCGCTCTGCTGGGCAAGAATGGTCAGGGCAAGTCAACCCTTTCAAAACTGCTATCTGACCGCCTACCCCTGATGGCTGGTAAAATAACCCGAAGCTCCAAGCTGCGCATCGGCTATTTCGCGCAGCATCAGGTGGATGAGCTGCATGTTGACGAAACACCATTGGATCACCTGCGCCGCCTACGCCCCAATGAGGCGCCCGGCAAGTGGCGCTCGCGTCTGGCGGGGTTCGGATTGAACGCGGATCAAGCAGAAACGCTGGTCGGTCGCCTGTCGGGCGGACAAAAGGCGCGCTTGTCGCTGCTGATCGCTACCATCGACGCGCCGCATATGCTGATCCTTGACGAACCGACGAACCATCTGGACATCGAAAGCCGCGAAGCGTTGGTCGAAGCGCTGACTGCCTATTCCGGCGCGGTCATCTTGGTCAGCCACGACATGCATCTACTGTCGCTTGTCGCTGATCGGCTATGGCTGGTCTCGGATGGCACCGTGAAGCCATTCGATGGCGATCTTGAGGCCTATCGCGCTCTTTTGCTGGCCCGCGAGAAACCGGTCAAAGATAAACTACAGGCGCCCAAACCCAAACGTGCGTCACGCGAGACCGTATTGGCCCTGCGTGCGGATCTGCGCAAATGCGAAGACCGGGTCGAGAAACTGACCAATATGCACAACAAGCTTTCTGCCAAGCTGGCCGATCCGGCGCTTTATGAAGATGACCGGATCAACGATCTGGAAACCTGGAACCGCAAATTCGCCGAGGTGGTCGAAGCCATGCAAAAGGCTGAAGCCCTATGGGTCGCCGCCGCAGAACGGTTGGAACAGGCAGAGAGCGCAGCATGA
- a CDS encoding MarC family protein, whose protein sequence is MIDMAFFITAFTTMFVVIDPFGTTPIFVALTQDMDAATRRKIAIRSCLTAVFILIAFAAFGEAVLGFVGISMEAFRVAGGALLFLTALDMLFDRRTKRREDRAEEEDHSDPSVFPLAIPLIAGPGSIATIILLAGQNPGVPGIAAACAVMLAVMLVVFVFFLAGGMIARILGKTGLNVLTRLLGMLLAALSVQFILDGLKAFGFAA, encoded by the coding sequence ATGATCGACATGGCCTTTTTCATAACGGCTTTCACCACGATGTTTGTGGTGATCGACCCTTTCGGAACCACGCCAATTTTCGTTGCCTTGACGCAGGACATGGATGCGGCCACACGCCGTAAGATTGCCATTCGCAGCTGCCTGACCGCGGTTTTCATCCTGATCGCCTTTGCCGCTTTTGGTGAAGCGGTTCTTGGATTCGTCGGCATCTCGATGGAAGCCTTCCGCGTTGCAGGTGGCGCGCTTTTGTTTCTGACTGCGCTGGACATGCTGTTCGACCGCCGTACCAAACGCCGCGAGGACCGCGCCGAGGAAGAAGATCATTCTGACCCTTCGGTGTTCCCCCTGGCCATACCCCTGATCGCGGGCCCTGGATCGATCGCAACAATCATTCTTTTGGCCGGACAAAACCCGGGCGTCCCTGGGATCGCAGCGGCCTGCGCTGTTATGCTTGCCGTCATGTTGGTTGTATTTGTGTTCTTTCTGGCCGGAGGCATGATCGCCCGTATTCTAGGTAAGACCGGGCTGAACGTGCTGACACGGCTGCTGGGTATGCTGCTGGCTGCACTGTCGGTTCAGTTCATTCTTGATGGCCTCAAAGCCTTTGGTTTCGCCGCATGA